In Phocoena sinus isolate mPhoSin1 chromosome X, mPhoSin1.pri, whole genome shotgun sequence, a genomic segment contains:
- the SSR4 gene encoding translocon-associated protein subunit delta isoform X1 — MAALASLGALALLLLSGLSCCSAEACVEPQITPSYYTTSDAVISTETVFIVEISLTCKNRVQNMALYADVSGKQFPVTRGQDVGRYQVSWSLDHKSAHAGTYEVRFFDEESYSLLRKAQRNNEDISIIPPLFTVSVDHRGTWNGPWVSTEVLAAAIGLVIYYLAFSAKSHIQA, encoded by the exons ATGGCGGCGCTGGCATCTCTCGGCGCCCTGGCGCTCCTCCTGCTGTCCGGCCTCTCCTGCTGCTCAG CAGAGGCCTGTGTGGAGCCCCAGATCACCCCTTCTTACTATACCACCTCGGATGCCGTCATTTCTACTGAGACTGTCTTCATCGTGGAGATCTCCCTGACTTGCAAGAACAGGGTCCAG AACATGGCTCTTTATGCTGACGTCAGTGGAAAACAGTTTCCTGTTACCCGGGGCCAGGACGTGGGCCGATACCAG GTGTCCTGGAGCCTAGACCACAAGAGCGCCCACGCAGGCACCTACGAGGTCAGATTCTTTGACGAGGAGTCCTACAGCCTCCTGAGGAAG GCTCAGAGAAATAACGAGGACATATCCATCATCCCACCTCTGTTCACAGTCAGCGTGGACCATCGG GGCACCTGGAATGGGCCCTGGGTCTCCACCGAGGTACTGGCCGCTGCCATCGGCCTAGTGATCTACTACCTGGCCTTCAGCGCCAAGAGCCACATCCAGGCCTGA
- the PDZD4 gene encoding PDZ domain-containing protein 4 isoform X2: MGCNMCVVQKPEEQYKVMLQVNGKELSKLSQEQTLEALRASKEPLVIQVLRRSPRLRGDGSSHDLQLVDSGTQTDITFEHIMALGKLRPPTPPMVILEPYVPSELPPISHEYYDPAEFMEGSPQEADHMEELEYEEVELYKTSHRDKLGLMVCYRTDDEEDLGIYVGEVNPNSIAAKDGRIREGDRIIQINGVDVQNREEAVAILSQEENTNISLLVARPESQLAKRWKDSDRDDFLDDFGSENEGDLRARKLKSPPAQQLQLGNEEEKGAPDAGPGLSNSQELDSGVGRTDESTRNEESSEHDLLGDEPLSTANTPGPLRKFGLQGDALQSRDFHFSMDSLLAEGAGLGGGDVPGLTDEEYERYRELLEIKCHLENGNPLGLLFPRAAGGSGALDVNRNESVGHEMAVLEEELRHLEFKCRNILRAQKMQQLRERCMKAWLLEEESLYDLGAGEPKKHELSDISELPEKSDKDSTSAYNTGESCRSTPLLAEPLPESPLRRATAGGNSNLNRTPSASPVAAHPKAAPPQGVPANFRSLSRDPEVGRRQHSGERVRRGPKTGVTLERVGPEGSPYLSRRHRVQGQEGDHYHSCMQLAPPRGLEELGRGPLSLAGGPRVGGAAAAAATDAPRMEWKVKVRSDGTRYVAKRPVRDRLLKARALKIREERSGMTTDDDAVSEMKMGRYWSKEQRKQHLIRAREQRKRREFMMQSRLECLREQQSGDSKADLNIIALSHRKTMKKRSKKILDNWITIQEMLAHGTRSADGKRVYNPLLSVTTV; encoded by the exons GTGAACGGGAAGGAGCTCTCCAAGCTGTCTCAGGAGCAGACCCTGGAGGCCCTGCGTGCCTCCAAGGAGCCCCTGGTGATCCAGGTGCTGAGACGCAGTCCCCGCCTCCGGGGCGATGGCTCCTCCCACGACCTGCAGCTGGTGGACAGTGGCACTCAGACCGACATCACCTTCGAGCATATCATGGCGCTGGGCAAGCTgcgcccacccaccccacccatgGTCATCCTGGAGCCGTACGTCCCGTCTGAGCT CCCCCCCATCAGCCATGAGTATTATGACCCGGCGGAGTTCATGGAGGGCAGCCCGCAGGAGGCAGACCATATGGAAGAGCTGGAGTATGAG GAGGTGGAGCTGTATAAAACTAGCCACCGGGACAAGCTGGGCCTGATGGTCTGTTACCGCACGGATGACGAGGAGGACCTGGGCATCTACGTTGGAGAG GTGAATCCCAACAGCATCGCAGCCAAAGACGGCCGCATCCGCGAGGGAGACCGCATCATCCAG ATAAATGGTGTGGACGTCCAGAACCGGGAAGAAGCAGTGGCCATCCTGAGCCAGGAGGAGAATACCAACATCTCCCTGCTGGTGGCCCGGCCTGAGAGCCAG CTGGCGAAGCGGTGGAAGGACAGTGACCGGGATGACTTCCTGGATGATTTTGGCTCTGAGAATGAGGGGGACCTGCGGGCGCGGAAGCTGAAATCCCCCCCTGCCcagcag CTCCAGCTTGGAAACGAAGAGGAGAAAGGGGCCCCTGATGCGGGCCCAGGCTTGAGCAACAGCCAGGAGCTGGACAGCGGGGTGGGCAGGACGGATGAGAGCACGCGCAACGAGGAGAGCTCTGAGCACGACCTGCTGGGGGACGAGCCCCTGAGTACCGCCAACACGCCCGGGCCCCTGCGCAAGTTTGGCCTGCAAGGGGACGCCCTGCAGAGCCGCGACTTCCACTTTAGCATGGACTCCCTGCTGGCCGAGGGCGCAGGGCTGGGTGGCGGCGACGTGCCGGGCCTCACGGATGAGGAGTACGAGCGCTACCGCGAGCTGCTGGAGATCAAGTGCCACCTGGAGAATGGCAACCCCCTGGGCCTCCTCTTTCCCCGGGCCGCCGGCGGCAGCGGTGCCCTGGATGTCAACCGCAACGAGAGCGTGGGCCACGAGATGGCCgtgctggaggaggagctgcgGCACCTGGAGTTCAAGTGCCGCAACATCCTGCGGGCGCAGAAGATGCAACAGCTGCGGGAGCGCTGCATGAAGGCCTGGCTGCTGGAGGAGGAGAGCCTCTACGACCTGGGGGCCGGCGAGCCCAAGAAGCACGAGCTGTCTGACATCTCCGAGCTGCCCGAGAAGTCGGACAAGGACAGCACCAGCGCCTACAACACGGGTGAGAGCTGCCGCAGCACTCCGCTGCTGGCGGAACCCCTGCCCGAGAGCCCCCTGAGGCGGGCAACCGCCGGGGGCAACTCCAACCTGAACCGGACCCCCTCCGCATCCCCTGTTGCCGCCCACCCCAAGGCTGCCCCCCCGCAGGGGGTTCCCGCCAACTTCCGATCCCTCTCCCGGGATCCCGAGGTGGGCCGGAGACAGCACTCGGGGGAGCGGGTCCGCCGCGGCCCCAAGACGGGGGTGACCCTGGAGCGCGTGGGCCCCGAGGGCAGCCCTTACCTGTCGCGGCGCCACCGCGTCCAGGGCCAGGAGGGCGATCACTACCACAGCTGCATGCAGCTGGCCCCGCCGCGCGGTCTGGAAGAGCTGGGCCGCGGCCCCTTGAGTTTGGCCGGTGGCCCTCGGGTGGgtggggcggcggcggcggcggccaccGACGCGCCCCGCATGGAGTGGAAGGTCAAGGTGCGCAGCGACGGGACCCGCTACGTGGCCAAGCGACCGGTGCGGGACCGCCTCCTAAAAGCCCGGGCCCTGAAGATCCGGGAGGAGCGCAGCGGCATGACCACCGACGACGACGCGGTGAGCGAGATGAAGATGGGCCGCTACTGGAGCAAGGAGCAGCGGAAGCAGCACCTGATCCGAGCCCGGGAGCAGCGGAAGCGGCGCGAGTTCATGATGCAGAGCCGACTGGAGTGCCTGCGGGAGCAGCAGAGCGGCGACAGCAAGGCCGATCTCAACATCATCGCCCTGAGCCACCGCAAAACCATGAAGAAGCGGAGCAAGAAGATCCTGGACAACTGGATCACCATCCAGGAGATGCTGGCCCACGGCACGCGCTCGGCCGACGGGAAGCGCGTCTACAACCCTCTGCTCTCTGTCACCACTGTCTGA
- the SSR4 gene encoding translocon-associated protein subunit delta isoform X2, protein MAALASLGALALLLLSGLSCCSEACVEPQITPSYYTTSDAVISTETVFIVEISLTCKNRVQNMALYADVSGKQFPVTRGQDVGRYQVSWSLDHKSAHAGTYEVRFFDEESYSLLRKAQRNNEDISIIPPLFTVSVDHRGTWNGPWVSTEVLAAAIGLVIYYLAFSAKSHIQA, encoded by the exons ATGGCGGCGCTGGCATCTCTCGGCGCCCTGGCGCTCCTCCTGCTGTCCGGCCTCTCCTGCTGCTCAG AGGCCTGTGTGGAGCCCCAGATCACCCCTTCTTACTATACCACCTCGGATGCCGTCATTTCTACTGAGACTGTCTTCATCGTGGAGATCTCCCTGACTTGCAAGAACAGGGTCCAG AACATGGCTCTTTATGCTGACGTCAGTGGAAAACAGTTTCCTGTTACCCGGGGCCAGGACGTGGGCCGATACCAG GTGTCCTGGAGCCTAGACCACAAGAGCGCCCACGCAGGCACCTACGAGGTCAGATTCTTTGACGAGGAGTCCTACAGCCTCCTGAGGAAG GCTCAGAGAAATAACGAGGACATATCCATCATCCCACCTCTGTTCACAGTCAGCGTGGACCATCGG GGCACCTGGAATGGGCCCTGGGTCTCCACCGAGGTACTGGCCGCTGCCATCGGCCTAGTGATCTACTACCTGGCCTTCAGCGCCAAGAGCCACATCCAGGCCTGA
- the PDZD4 gene encoding PDZ domain-containing protein 4 isoform X1 produces the protein MFPADARSLLRGLPANFPHQLWPQCCLKEEDGRRGSRALGAWHHAGAGLRSGVHLGMRAPRGKQGLSGSSRGHVMSLLQVNGKELSKLSQEQTLEALRASKEPLVIQVLRRSPRLRGDGSSHDLQLVDSGTQTDITFEHIMALGKLRPPTPPMVILEPYVPSELPPISHEYYDPAEFMEGSPQEADHMEELEYEEVELYKTSHRDKLGLMVCYRTDDEEDLGIYVGEVNPNSIAAKDGRIREGDRIIQINGVDVQNREEAVAILSQEENTNISLLVARPESQLAKRWKDSDRDDFLDDFGSENEGDLRARKLKSPPAQQLQLGNEEEKGAPDAGPGLSNSQELDSGVGRTDESTRNEESSEHDLLGDEPLSTANTPGPLRKFGLQGDALQSRDFHFSMDSLLAEGAGLGGGDVPGLTDEEYERYRELLEIKCHLENGNPLGLLFPRAAGGSGALDVNRNESVGHEMAVLEEELRHLEFKCRNILRAQKMQQLRERCMKAWLLEEESLYDLGAGEPKKHELSDISELPEKSDKDSTSAYNTGESCRSTPLLAEPLPESPLRRATAGGNSNLNRTPSASPVAAHPKAAPPQGVPANFRSLSRDPEVGRRQHSGERVRRGPKTGVTLERVGPEGSPYLSRRHRVQGQEGDHYHSCMQLAPPRGLEELGRGPLSLAGGPRVGGAAAAAATDAPRMEWKVKVRSDGTRYVAKRPVRDRLLKARALKIREERSGMTTDDDAVSEMKMGRYWSKEQRKQHLIRAREQRKRREFMMQSRLECLREQQSGDSKADLNIIALSHRKTMKKRSKKILDNWITIQEMLAHGTRSADGKRVYNPLLSVTTV, from the exons ATGTTCCCAGCAGATGCTCGGTCATTGCTAAGGGGGCTCCCCGCGAACTTCCCACACCAGCTCTGGCCTCAGTGCTGCTTGAAGGAGGAGGACGGCCGAAGGGGATCTAGGGCCCTCGGGGCGTGGCACCATGCGGGGGCAGGGCTGAGAAGTGGGGTTCACCTGGGAATGAGGGCGCCCAGGGGTAAGCAGGGCCTCAGCGGGTCCTCACGGGGACATGTCATGTCTCTGCTGCAGGTGAACGGGAAGGAGCTCTCCAAGCTGTCTCAGGAGCAGACCCTGGAGGCCCTGCGTGCCTCCAAGGAGCCCCTGGTGATCCAGGTGCTGAGACGCAGTCCCCGCCTCCGGGGCGATGGCTCCTCCCACGACCTGCAGCTGGTGGACAGTGGCACTCAGACCGACATCACCTTCGAGCATATCATGGCGCTGGGCAAGCTgcgcccacccaccccacccatgGTCATCCTGGAGCCGTACGTCCCGTCTGAGCT CCCCCCCATCAGCCATGAGTATTATGACCCGGCGGAGTTCATGGAGGGCAGCCCGCAGGAGGCAGACCATATGGAAGAGCTGGAGTATGAG GAGGTGGAGCTGTATAAAACTAGCCACCGGGACAAGCTGGGCCTGATGGTCTGTTACCGCACGGATGACGAGGAGGACCTGGGCATCTACGTTGGAGAG GTGAATCCCAACAGCATCGCAGCCAAAGACGGCCGCATCCGCGAGGGAGACCGCATCATCCAG ATAAATGGTGTGGACGTCCAGAACCGGGAAGAAGCAGTGGCCATCCTGAGCCAGGAGGAGAATACCAACATCTCCCTGCTGGTGGCCCGGCCTGAGAGCCAG CTGGCGAAGCGGTGGAAGGACAGTGACCGGGATGACTTCCTGGATGATTTTGGCTCTGAGAATGAGGGGGACCTGCGGGCGCGGAAGCTGAAATCCCCCCCTGCCcagcag CTCCAGCTTGGAAACGAAGAGGAGAAAGGGGCCCCTGATGCGGGCCCAGGCTTGAGCAACAGCCAGGAGCTGGACAGCGGGGTGGGCAGGACGGATGAGAGCACGCGCAACGAGGAGAGCTCTGAGCACGACCTGCTGGGGGACGAGCCCCTGAGTACCGCCAACACGCCCGGGCCCCTGCGCAAGTTTGGCCTGCAAGGGGACGCCCTGCAGAGCCGCGACTTCCACTTTAGCATGGACTCCCTGCTGGCCGAGGGCGCAGGGCTGGGTGGCGGCGACGTGCCGGGCCTCACGGATGAGGAGTACGAGCGCTACCGCGAGCTGCTGGAGATCAAGTGCCACCTGGAGAATGGCAACCCCCTGGGCCTCCTCTTTCCCCGGGCCGCCGGCGGCAGCGGTGCCCTGGATGTCAACCGCAACGAGAGCGTGGGCCACGAGATGGCCgtgctggaggaggagctgcgGCACCTGGAGTTCAAGTGCCGCAACATCCTGCGGGCGCAGAAGATGCAACAGCTGCGGGAGCGCTGCATGAAGGCCTGGCTGCTGGAGGAGGAGAGCCTCTACGACCTGGGGGCCGGCGAGCCCAAGAAGCACGAGCTGTCTGACATCTCCGAGCTGCCCGAGAAGTCGGACAAGGACAGCACCAGCGCCTACAACACGGGTGAGAGCTGCCGCAGCACTCCGCTGCTGGCGGAACCCCTGCCCGAGAGCCCCCTGAGGCGGGCAACCGCCGGGGGCAACTCCAACCTGAACCGGACCCCCTCCGCATCCCCTGTTGCCGCCCACCCCAAGGCTGCCCCCCCGCAGGGGGTTCCCGCCAACTTCCGATCCCTCTCCCGGGATCCCGAGGTGGGCCGGAGACAGCACTCGGGGGAGCGGGTCCGCCGCGGCCCCAAGACGGGGGTGACCCTGGAGCGCGTGGGCCCCGAGGGCAGCCCTTACCTGTCGCGGCGCCACCGCGTCCAGGGCCAGGAGGGCGATCACTACCACAGCTGCATGCAGCTGGCCCCGCCGCGCGGTCTGGAAGAGCTGGGCCGCGGCCCCTTGAGTTTGGCCGGTGGCCCTCGGGTGGgtggggcggcggcggcggcggccaccGACGCGCCCCGCATGGAGTGGAAGGTCAAGGTGCGCAGCGACGGGACCCGCTACGTGGCCAAGCGACCGGTGCGGGACCGCCTCCTAAAAGCCCGGGCCCTGAAGATCCGGGAGGAGCGCAGCGGCATGACCACCGACGACGACGCGGTGAGCGAGATGAAGATGGGCCGCTACTGGAGCAAGGAGCAGCGGAAGCAGCACCTGATCCGAGCCCGGGAGCAGCGGAAGCGGCGCGAGTTCATGATGCAGAGCCGACTGGAGTGCCTGCGGGAGCAGCAGAGCGGCGACAGCAAGGCCGATCTCAACATCATCGCCCTGAGCCACCGCAAAACCATGAAGAAGCGGAGCAAGAAGATCCTGGACAACTGGATCACCATCCAGGAGATGCTGGCCCACGGCACGCGCTCGGCCGACGGGAAGCGCGTCTACAACCCTCTGCTCTCTGTCACCACTGTCTGA